Within the Flavobacterium sp. CG_23.5 genome, the region TAGCACAAGTAATTGATGATGCAATTTTGAGCAATTATAAATTATGGCCAACGAATTTTATTGCTTACGATATTGTAAATAAAACCAATACCTACGCCCATTTGCACACTGAAAATGAGAAATCACTTTTTATGCGTAGGTTAGAAATGAGAATAGATCATGACAATCCGGTAGCTCTGGATGGATTTTTAGCAATGTATGCGAATCCTGTTGTCAATAAATTGAAATACCATAATGTTGTCTAAAGCCAAAATACTTTTAATTTATACCGGTGGTACTATTGGTATGAAAAAAGACTTTGAGACCGGTGCTCTTAGAGCTTTCAATTTCAGTAAATTGCTGCAAAGAATACCGGAATTGAAACAATTGGACTGCGAGATAGAAACGATTTCTTTTGAAACTCCTATTGACTCTTCGAATATGAACCCCGAAAAATGGGCGAAAATTGCGACAATCATTGAAGATAAGTATACTTCATTTGATGGATTTGTTGTGCTTCATGGTTCAGATACAATGTCTTACTCCGCTTCTGCTTTGAGTTTCATGTTAGAGAATTTATCAAAACCGGTAATTTTCACGGGTTCTCAATTGCCTATTGGAGATTTACGTACTGATGCGAAAGAAAATCTGATAACTGCGATTCAAATTGCTTCTTTGCGGGAGAATGGCAAACCAGTCATCAATGAAGTGTGTCTTTATTTTGAATACAAATTATATAGAGGCAACAGAACCACAAAAATAAATGCCGAACATTTCAAGGCATTTACGTCGCCAAATTATCCTGATTTGGTAGAATCTGGTGTGCATCTAAAACTGAATTCTGAATTGTTTTTGCCTTTGAATAGCAATTTGCAATTGAAAGTCCATAAAAATTTGGATAACAACGTAGCTATTATTAAAATGTTTCCGGGCATTAACGAAGCAGTTTTATCTGCTATTTTTAATGTTCCAAGTCTAAAAGGTGTTATTTTAGAGACCTATGGAGCCGGAAATGCTCCTACAGAAGATTGGTTTATCAATCTTTTGAAAAAAGCCATTGCTAAAGGATTGCACATCATTAATGTTACTCAATGTTCTGCTGGAAGTGTGAGTATGGGACAATATGAAACCAGTACCTCTTTGAAAGAAATTGGCGTTATTTCCGGAAAAGATATCACTACCGAAGCAGCAATCTCCAAATTAATGTATTTATTAGGTCAAAAAATAGCTCCGAAAGAGTTCAAAGAGATTTTCGAAACATCTTTGCGTGGAGAAATGGTATAATAATTAGATTTTACTTTTCTACCTCATTTTTTTTCGTGTTCTTTGCAAACCAAAATAGAGAGGTGTCCGAGTGGCTGAAGGAGCTAGCCTGGAAAGCTAGTATGTGGGTAACTGCATCGTGGGTTCGAATCCCATCCTCTCTGCAATTGACAATCGTAACGGTATTGATAAACAATACGTTACGATTTTTTTGTTATAAGGAGTGACAACATAGTATCAACATTTCAAAAAAAATTAATATTTCTATATAAATGTAGTATTATTTTTAAAAGTTGTAATTGTGAGCTAAAGTTTGCCCATCGTTATATTTCTACTTCTTTGTTGAATAATACCAGTAGTTGCTTCCGTTTCAATCCTTCAAAGCCAAACTGATTTATTCAGTTTTGGAAGTATTTTAATGAAAGTGAAAGCCAAATTGATTTATCCACTTTTGGAAGGTTGTTAATGCAATTGTGGGCCAAAGTTTGCCCAGCTTTGCATTTCAACTTCTTTGTTGAATAGTGCCAGTAATTGCTTCCGTTTCAATCCTTCAAAGCCAAATTGATTTATTCAGTTCGGTATGTTGTTAATGCAATTGTGATCCAAAGTTTGCCCAGCGTTATGTTTCTACTTCTTTGTTGAATAATGCCAGTAGTTGCTTCCGTTTCAATCCTTCAAAGCCAAATTGATTTACCTACTTTTGGAAGGATTTTAATGAAAGTGAAAGTCAAATTGATTTATCCACTTTTGGAAGGTTGTTAACGTACTTGTGAGCCAAAGTTTGCCCAGCGTTATGTTTCTACTTCTTTGTTGAATAATGCCAGTAGTTGCTTCCGTTTCAATCCTTCAAAGCCAAATTGATTTATCCACTTTTGGAAGGTTGTTAACGCAATTGTGATCCAAAGTTTGCCCAGCTTTGCATTTCAAGTTCTTTGTTGAATAGTGCCAGTAGTTGCTTCCGTTTCAATCCTTCAAAGCCAAAGTGGTTTATCTAATACTGGAAGGATTTTAATGAAAGTGAAAGTCAAATTGATTTATCCACTTTTGGAAGGTTGTTAACGTATTTGTGATCCAAAGTTTGCCCAGCGTTATGTTTCTACTTCTTTGTTGAATAATGCCAGTAGTTGCTTCCGTTTCAATCCTTCAAAGCTAAAGTGGTTTATCTAATACTGGAAGGATTTTAATGAAAGTGAAAGTCAAATTGATTTATCCACTTTTGGAAGGTTGTTAATGCAATTGTGGGCCAAAGTTTGCCCAGCGTTATGTTACTACTTTTTTGTTGAATAATGCCAGTAGTTGCTTCCGTTTCAATCCTTCAAAGTCAAATTGATTTATCCACTTTTGGAAGGTTGTTAACGCAATTGTGATCCAAAGTTTGCCCAGCTTTGCATTTCAAGTTCTTTGTTGAATAGTGCCAGTAGTTGCTTCCGTTTCAATCCTTCAAAGCCAAATTGATTTATTGAGTTCGGTATGTTGTTAATGCAATTGTGATCCAAAGTTTGCCCAGCGTTATGTTTCTACTTCTTTGTTGAATAATGCCAGTAGTTGCTTCCGTTTCAATCCTTCAAAGCCAAAGTGGTTTATCTAATACTGGAAGGATTTTAATGAAAGTGAAAGTCAAATTGATTTATCCACTTTTGGAAGGTTGTTAACGTATTTGTGATCCAAAGTTTGCCCAGCGTTATGTTTCTACTTCTTTGTTGAATAATGCCAGTAGTTGCTTCCGTTTCAATCCTTCAAAGCTAAAGTGGTTTATCTAATACTGGAAGGATTTTAATGAAAGTGAAAGTCAAATTGATTTATCCACTTTTGGAAGGTTGTTAACGTATTTGTGATCCAAAGTTTGCCCAGCGTTATGTTTCTACTTCTTTGTTGAATAATGCCAGTAGTTGCTTCCGTTTCAATCCTTCAAAGCTAAAGTGGTTTATCTAATACTGGAAGGATTTTAATGAAAGTGAAAGTCAAATTGATTTATCCACTTTTGGAAGGTTGTTAATGCAATTGTGGGCCAAAGTTTGCCCAGCGTTATGTTACTACTTTTTTGTTGAATAATGCCAGTAGTTGCTTCCGTTTCAATCCTTCAAAGTCAAATTGATTTATCCACTTTTGGAAGGTTGTTAACGCAATTGTGATCCAAAGTTTGCCCAGCTTTGCATTTCAAGTTCTTTGTTGAATAGTGCCAGTAGTTGCTTCCGTTTCAATCCTTCAAAGCCAAATTGATTTATTGAGTTCGGTAT harbors:
- a CDS encoding asparaginase — protein: MLSKAKILLIYTGGTIGMKKDFETGALRAFNFSKLLQRIPELKQLDCEIETISFETPIDSSNMNPEKWAKIATIIEDKYTSFDGFVVLHGSDTMSYSASALSFMLENLSKPVIFTGSQLPIGDLRTDAKENLITAIQIASLRENGKPVINEVCLYFEYKLYRGNRTTKINAEHFKAFTSPNYPDLVESGVHLKLNSELFLPLNSNLQLKVHKNLDNNVAIIKMFPGINEAVLSAIFNVPSLKGVILETYGAGNAPTEDWFINLLKKAIAKGLHIINVTQCSAGSVSMGQYETSTSLKEIGVISGKDITTEAAISKLMYLLGQKIAPKEFKEIFETSLRGEMV